The region GAATATACTCTGCCAGAAGGTGAACAGACCTGCCCTGCTTGCGGTGAAGAGCTGCATGTTATGAGCAAGGAAGTACGTAAGGAATTGACGATTGTTCCGGCAAAGGTCAAGGTTATCGAGCACGTAAACTATGTATACGGTTGCCGAAATTGCGAGAAAAACAATATAGAGACGCCGATCATCACGGCTAACGCGCCGAAAGCGTTGCTGCCTAAGAGCATGGTATCCGCCGAGCTTATGGCCTATATCATGAGCCAAAAATTCGTCAATGCTATGCCGCTGTATCGGCAGGAGCAGGAATTTAAGCGGCTTGGCGTAACGCTTTCCCGCCAAAACCTGTCCAACTGGGTTATTAAAGGTGTCGCACTTTTGGAGCCTTTGTTAGCAGCCCTAAAAAAAGAGTTGCTTTCAAGGGATCTGTTGCACGCCGATGAAACTACTCTGGAAGTGTTGTGTGAACCCGGCAGACCGGCACAGACAGATTCCTATATGTGGTTATATCGAACGTCCGGGGATACGGATCATCCGGTTGTGCTCTATGACTACCAGGAAGGGCGCAGCGGGCAATTTGCCAAGGCGTACCTTGCAGGGTTTTCCGGCTATCTTCAGACCGATGGTTGGCATGGCTATCACAAGGTAGAAGAAGCCGGTGTAACCTTGTGCGGCTGTTGGGCACATGTTCGGAGAAAATTCAATGAAGCCTTGGTCGGCCCTGCGGCTAAACAGCCGGATAGTAAAGAAGCGATAGGTCTTGCCTATTGCAATAAGCTTTTCGACGTTGAAAAAAAGGCCGAGCACATGACGCCGGAAGAACGGCATGAACTAAGGCAAAAAGAAGCTAAACCAATTATCGAAGAGTTTTATAAATGGATAGAAGCTTGTTGGGCTGATACCTTGCCGCAAAGTCTACTGGGCAAGGCGCTTACCTATGCCCAAAATCAGAAAAAGTATCTGACAGCCTATTTGGCCGATGGCCGCATCGAAATATCGAATAATCGTGCGGAGCGATCTATCAAGCCTTTTGTGATTGGACGAAAAAACTGGCTGTTTTGCAATACGCCTGGTGGCGCAAAATCGTCCGCCGCTGTTTACAGCATAATCCAAACGGCCATAGAAAACGGATTAAATCCACAAGCTTATCTGGAATATGCCTTTAGGCAAATCCAACTGCAGGATACGCTCTGTATTGAAAAACTACTTCCGTGGGCTGAAGAAATTCCTGTAAGCTGTAAAATGCCTAATAAAAAAGCATAACGGTTCCAACAGCCATCTGATGTTTTATCATATCGTACATCAGGTGGTTTTTTATTGATAGGTGGTTTTGCTTTGACGCTTACAGTGCAGGAAAAAGCTGAATGCCGCTTAGAAGATACTGCGAAACGCAAAAAAAAAACCCCGTCAGCCGGTTTTATCCCGCGAACGAGGCTTGTCATATATTCTTGGTCATCTCAAGTGGGATTTGCATAGTGAATCAGCAAATGGGTGATGATTCTCGCTTTATAACCCACCTTTATCCAAATTTATCTTTATAAATCAGGCTGATTCAGCTGTGCCGGCACCCGTTCCACTGCCTTGCGTTTCAACTAAGTACCGGTGCTGTAGAGGTTTATCCGGTTTAACAAACTGCCAAATAACTGCTCCAATTATTCCCGCTATTCCCGTAGCCAAAATAGCCGAATCCCAGCCGTAAACCGTGACTATCCATGCGGTAAGCGGGGGAGCGGTCGCGCCGATAAGATTGCCGCATAAATTCATCCAGCCGGACACAGTGCCGGAAAAACGACCGGCAATATCAGTGCAACTGGTCCAGGCGGAATTCATATTGAACCCGAGAAAAGCCAACGCAATTGACAACCACATCACGGTCATCCATCTGTCCGTTTCGGTTGCCGCAAGGTACAAGCCAGCGCAGCACAACAGCAAACCTACCGTAGCAAAGGGAGTACGGATTTTGTTTTTCGATACTCCCCTTTTCAGCAGGTAATCGCTGACAAAGGCACACACCCAGTTACCCAAAACTATGCCTATGCTGGGTAACGCCGCCGCAAACCCCATCTCTGTCAACGAGAAGTGACGAGCTTCCATCAAATAAAGCGGTAGCCAGGACATAAACACATAAGATATATAATTCGCCATACCCAATTGTAAACCGATGGCCCAAAACTGACTCGATCCAAAAAAATCTCTCCACGGTGGCATTATTTTTTTGTCGTCAGTCACAAATTCCCGCCCGTCGGTAATGTACTGCAACTCTGCGGCGTTTACAAAAGAACTTTCATGCGGATGTGTCCTTATGAGAACCCAATAGCCAAGGGCTATCACCAGCCCCATTAAGCCAAATGAGACAAATACCCACTTCCAGCCCCAATTTACCATAATGAATACAGCCAGAGGCATGCCCACAATCGGTCCGCTATATGTGCCCATCAACATAAAGCCAACGGCTTTTGCCCGCTCATGCTTGGGAAACCAGTTGGAGAAGGCAGCATTTAATGCAGGAAAAACAGGCGCCTCCCCTATCC is a window of Sporomusaceae bacterium ACPt DNA encoding:
- a CDS encoding IS66 family transposase ISSwo2; protein product: MVYGAVEAASPKKFGASSEKSKRDDQEQLNLFNEAEAERQPIAVEPDVETISYQRKKGKRGENIKDLPVEVIEYTLPEGEQTCPACGEELHVMSKEVRKELTIVPAKVKVIEHVNYVYGCRNCEKNNIETPIITANAPKALLPKSMVSAELMAYIMSQKFVNAMPLYRQEQEFKRLGVTLSRQNLSNWVIKGVALLEPLLAALKKELLSRDLLHADETTLEVLCEPGRPAQTDSYMWLYRTSGDTDHPVVLYDYQEGRSGQFAKAYLAGFSGYLQTDGWHGYHKVEEAGVTLCGCWAHVRRKFNEALVGPAAKQPDSKEAIGLAYCNKLFDVEKKAEHMTPEERHELRQKEAKPIIEEFYKWIEACWADTLPQSLLGKALTYAQNQKKYLTAYLADGRIEISNNRAERSIKPFVIGRKNWLFCNTPGGAKSSAAVYSIIQTAIENGLNPQAYLEYAFRQIQLQDTLCIEKLLPWAEEIPVSCKMPNKKA
- the lgoT_2 gene encoding putative L-galactonate transporter, which encodes MDTVKRSNFRWTLAVFAMLMTFMSYMDRVNLSVATPAIIEELHFTKIEIGMMQTVFFVCYALFQMPSGTATEFFGHRKILPFALTWWSFFTSITAACQQLWSWLVIRGLFGIGEAPVFPALNAAFSNWFPKHERAKAVGFMLMGTYSGPIVGMPLAVFIMVNWGWKWVFVSFGLMGLVIALGYWVLIRTHPHESSFVNAAELQYITDGREFVTDDKKIMPPWRDFFGSSQFWAIGLQLGMANYISYVFMSWLPLYLMEARHFSLTEMGFAAALPSIGIVLGNWVCAFVSDYLLKRGVSKNKIRTPFATVGLLLCCAGLYLAATETDRWMTVMWLSIALAFLGFNMNSAWTSCTDIAGRFSGTVSGWMNLCGNLIGATAPPLTAWIVTVYGWDSAILATGIAGIIGAVIWQFVKPDKPLQHRYLVETQGSGTGAGTAESA